The Musa acuminata AAA Group cultivar baxijiao chromosome BXJ2-2, Cavendish_Baxijiao_AAA, whole genome shotgun sequence genome contains the following window.
TGAAGGAAGCAAAGGCAGCACATTGAGAAAATACAGCCAGCCCAACTTCTAAGCAATACCTAATGCACATGCCAGATGCTTGTACAATACTAAAGCAACACGAGTATTAACCATCAAGGAGAAGCAACAAATCCATAAATATTGTGCTAGAGAAAAAACCTCTTATGGTAATTCTCATAACTCTGTACATAATTAAATCCAGTGTTCTCCGAATAGAACAATTTATTTGGAAATGAAAGACCAACAAAATGAAATTAACATGAATAACACACTCCAACTACACCCTTTTCTTTAGAGAAAAATGCAACATAGACCAAAAGAACTAATAGAAAGTCATTCTAGAATTAGCTTAAAAACATGGCCTCGTGGTAACTGGCATTACTGTCATTACTGACACCAATATTTCAAGTCTTCTAAACACTTCAAGATAGAAAGTTTAAGGGTTACGTCAAAAAAAATGCTACATGCTTTGCATGTTGAAACTCCCCGATCAAATCCCAAGGAGAATGAGGTCAGGAATTTGGAACAAAAAATCCATGCAAATTTGCAGaagatacaacaacaacaacaacaacaaaactgtGAATTTGCAAAAGATAATAATGAAATTATTATCCTTTTCTATTTCtattattttttagtgaaaaCATGTAGACTATTACATGGTAAACAATTCTGTAGATAAGCATCAGATTTGTGAATCAGGAATTATTTACTTGATACACTATTCTAACAATCTCttcaaatatctatagaaaaatgaaCCAAGGGAAGGATGCATTCAAGTATTTAAAAAAAGCACTTAATTTTGTCATCATCGAAAGAATGCTCCTGAGTTTCAAATTGTGATGTCTGATTTTAGGATTTTTTTCTACTAAATTCTTAAATAGGCCTGATCAAATCCAAATTCCAAAGCATTCTAATGAAGTAGAAGTATCCAAATGATCTCAATTTCAATATGTACAGATATACCGAGCCCTGCTCGTTATGGTACGTACCAATCGGTACACCTCAGTAACGATTAAAATCCAGTGTGTACCGATCGGTACCAAGGCATATCGGTCAGTACGCACCAAATTTCAACTGTTATCGCTCGGTATAGACCTCGTAGCACCCGACACGAGGTCAAAACACCGGTACTGTCGGGTAGAGGGTGATCTGCATACCAGTATCCTCTCGGACTGGTACATacagcccgtaccgggcggtacacgtcGAAATTGAAAAACCTAGAAGTATCCACTCAAGAAGTCCTCAAATGGAAACCTTTCCATGACTAAATTCAATCTCATAAGAGTTGAAGCGACAAGAAAATAAGCGCAAAGAAACATGGGTAacaatgatgaggatagtaattggtCTTTAAAGCAAAAGAGCATCTGGCCCTAGTCATGTTTCAAATCTTGGCATATACAACCAACTTAGGATTACGGTCCTCATAAAGAGATGAGAACTTGTTTAGAATTGTCTTGTTAAATGTTTGCATTTAGAAATCATAAGAGATCTTAGCTTGGTGACCAATGGTAAGGATCATTCATGTTTAGAAATGGTAAGCATGAAACACCTGTTTTCCACATGCCTCAGataaggcatttgtatcataatTCACAACCTAGGAAAAAATAGAGCCTTTCAAGATTTTTATGAAGGCATATAGTACAACTTGTACATGCTACAATTTCCAAACTGCTCTTTATTAACTTTAAACCCCATACTAGGCAAAGCATAAATTTGATTAGTGTACAGTACAGTCACTAGCAAGACGATGTAAAACACTTGAGCAAGAAGCTTCAAGATTTGATTTAATTAAGGCCCATAAGCACCATATGTTATCTGCAAAGGCTGTAACAGTAACACCCTTTTTAGCATATGAGAGTGGCAGTTATCAGATAGAATCCATAGTAAGTTGCAAGTGGTAGATCGATAACTAAAATCCAAGTCTCCAATCACATAACTTCAGAATTGCATAAAGGCCCTAAATTTGAAGAGGTAGAATGAAAGCTCTGCAAACATTAAAAGCAGGCTTATGAGGGAGACAATTTTCTTGTCAATTACTGTATCTAATATTAATCATGAAACTCAAAGGAAAATTGGATGAACACTAAATTGAAGGAAAATTTTCGTGTCCATTAGCAGTAGATTGACTAGCATAGCATGACTAAAGATAACACTTCATTTTTTTCCTTTCTACAACCAGGTGATCTGAGTAACTGCAAAATTTCTAATGCGGTAATAATGGATTAAGCCTCTACAAATATCAAGAAACACATAATTTGTAAACTTTATGTTTTTGTTTTCTATATAGCCAACAACACCTGCGAGGGAAGTTATGTAAGTAGCTCAAATCATTTAAGTTAATAATGTACTATACATGGATAGAATTTGAGAACTAAACTCATAGATCATTGCAGGTAAAAAACTAAGATAGTTCTGGACATTTAAAAGCTTGATCTAATATTCTATCAATACATGGTGTTGGAGACATGAGCGAGAAAAGCAAAGCATCTCACACTTCAAATAAGTGGTTTTTATAGAAAAATTTCCAATCAGAATCACCAGAAGAATCCAACACAAGTCCCTCTATGCTAATGGATTCGGCACATGAGGTCGGTCCTTCTGGAGGAACTTTTGCTTCAACCTTTTCCGCATCAAACACGAACTCAATAGACCCAAAACCAGCTGTTGCAATCTGTTCATTTTGATTCTTTAGAATGGAGCTGCTACTTCTGGGTTCAAACTTAAGATTGGCAATTGGTCCTGCTCTGTCTTCTTCATGGTGATTGAAGTTATCCTCATCATCTGATAGCCACTGACTGCCATCCAGTTCACCCATCTCAAAGATCCTACTCACCAGTCCTTCTCTCCATGATATCCTTGTCTGAGAACTTGGAAATACCTGTTCTTTAGCACAAATATTTTTCACTGCAGAGTTTCTGTCACATGATGGATTTTGAAAACGATTTAGATCAACAGAGTTTGATGGGGTTGCCAGGCATCCAAACTGGAAATTGAGCTTGGTTGATGGCACTTGACAACTTGTCTCGTTGCTTACTGGCTTTGGTGACCAGCTGATGTTCTCGATAGCTTCTGCCATTTTGTCAATCTTCAAGTCAGACAAATTTAATTTCTTTGTTGAGCTCGAGGAAGATGATGGGGTGCAGATAGCATGGCCTTCATTCCAAGAGCTGCCAGAAAATGTTGAGCTCTCCAATGCAGAACCATAACGGTGTGCTCCCCTCTCTTGTTGAGGCCTAAGAAGTTTGCTTTTAGATGTCTTTGCAATCCTTTCTAAGATCATAGAGAAAGGACTAATACTACCACCAGTAGTAGGGGTTTTCTGAATTCCAATACCAGATGATGGTGTTTCTTCTAGACCTGGAGGCTTGAAATCCAACAACCCCCTGAGGTCAGGTGAGTTCACCATGTTTGAATTATTAGGAGAGAACCCCCAAAATCCATGATCAAGTGAAGTTCTAGTCTGCAATGAGAACTCATCTCTGGGTATGCTGTCTCCACCTTCACAAGTGGGAAGAAGCCAATCCACGGAAGCTTCAGCAGGGCGATGCACCATATGAACTTTCGAGCTAGAACTAACACTGCTACCAAGATCGGAGTTAACCTTCTCTGAGGGTGAAGACAGCCAACGTATAGATGCCACAGCAAGAGGAGGAGGTATTGCAGAGACCCGAGTTGGATCGGTACCCCCAACATTAGCATCTTCGATGTCCAACACACATCCGCCGATAGTCAGTATGCCTCTCGGCCGGCATTTCCTCCGGTCGTGCACTCTGGCGATCACATGGCCTGCGGCAAAACAAGCAGGTGTGGCAACCACCGCAGAAGCATCCACGGGGACCTCGGGCGAAATGGATGCTTGAACGGGAGGTGTGGTGGCCGAAGTCGGTGTGAGAGTTATCATTTGTTCCACTTCCTTCGCTGCCTCCAAGACGACATGAGCATCAAAACCCTGAAGTGTTTTCTCAGGAGTCGAAGCCAAACGAGAACCTACCTTTCCCTCCGAACCCTCTTCAAGATCGAATTTTGAGTCGGGGTTTTGTTCGTTGGAGGCAGGTCTTCTCTTGTTCCAGAGCTGGAGGAGGTCTGGGGTTCTCGGTTTCGAGGGTTTACTCGATCCGAGCTGCTTGGGGACACCAGGACTGGATTTTGATTCATTCTTTTGGGTCCGGTACCTGGAAGGGTTTGTGAGGTTCCTGGGATTGGTGGCGTCGTTTCTGGGATTGGAAGGCGCCGATCGAGGAGTTCTTGGACGCGGCTTGGATCGGGCAAGCGGCTCCTTAGCAGAGGAGTTGGGGAGCAAGAACCTGAAGCAACCCCCTTTGGGAGCCTCGGCGGAGCCAAAAGGAGGAGGAACGGAGCCACTGTTGAGCTCCTTCAGTGGATTTCTGGGGCTCAGCTTCTTCCTGGCCTCAAATTTCTTCGCCAGAGACTTCTTCGAGCTCCTCCTCTCCAGCTTCGGAGGCTCGTTCGTGACATCTCGCCCCATTCCGTCGA
Protein-coding sequences here:
- the LOC135604865 gene encoding uncharacterized protein LOC135604865, which translates into the protein MGRDVTNEPPKLERRSSKKSLAKKFEARKKLSPRNPLKELNSGSVPPPFGSAEAPKGGCFRFLLPNSSAKEPLARSKPRPRTPRSAPSNPRNDATNPRNLTNPSRYRTQKNESKSSPGVPKQLGSSKPSKPRTPDLLQLWNKRRPASNEQNPDSKFDLEEGSEGKVGSRLASTPEKTLQGFDAHVVLEAAKEVEQMITLTPTSATTPPVQASISPEVPVDASAVVATPACFAAGHVIARVHDRRKCRPRGILTIGGCVLDIEDANVGGTDPTRVSAIPPPLAVASIRWLSSPSEKVNSDLGSSVSSSSKVHMVHRPAEASVDWLLPTCEGGDSIPRDEFSLQTRTSLDHGFWGFSPNNSNMVNSPDLRGLLDFKPPGLEETPSSGIGIQKTPTTGGSISPFSMILERIAKTSKSKLLRPQQERGAHRYGSALESSTFSGSSWNEGHAICTPSSSSSSTKKLNLSDLKIDKMAEAIENISWSPKPVSNETSCQVPSTKLNFQFGCLATPSNSVDLNRFQNPSCDRNSAVKNICAKEQVFPSSQTRISWREGLVSRIFEMGELDGSQWLSDDEDNFNHHEEDRAGPIANLKFEPRSSSSILKNQNEQIATAGFGSIEFVFDAEKVEAKVPPEGPTSCAESISIEGLVLDSSGDSDWKFFYKNHLFEV